The Pseudomonas cavernicola DNA segment TAACCCGGCCCAATGCCCCACCACCTCGGCATCGACCAGTGCCGGCAAGAGCTCAACCGCCGAAGCCTTGAGGCTGGCCAACGCATCTTCGGTAGGCGTCTTATCGAAGCCGGCATGTTCCAAGGTGCTACCAATCAGGATGTGCCCATCCTTGCGCGGAATGGCATAACGCCCTTTGGCCAGCACCATGCTCGGCAGAAAATCCTCGGCGCACTTATAGAGGATCATCTGGCCCTTTACCGGCTCCACCGGTAACTCGATCCCCAGACTGGTCAGCAGTTCACCACTCCAGGCTCCAGCTGCGACCACCACCCGATCAGCATGGATATCCCCGTCAGCGGTACGCACACCACAGATACGCGCACCCTCGCGAATAAAACCGCTAACCGCACACTGCTCGTGCAGGGTCACGTTCGGCATGCGCAACAACGCCTCACGCAACGCCTTGGTCAACCGTGGGTTGCGTACATTGGCCACACCAGGCATATGCAGCGCACGGGAGAAACCCGGCCCCAGCGGCGGCACCGCCTCGTGCACCGCGCCGATATCCACCGAATGTAGCGGCCGCCCCTCTCGTACTGCCCACGCCAAGGCCTCTGCCTCGTCGTCCAGATCCAGCCAATACAAGCCGGTGACATACACTTCGGGATCGATCCCTGTCTCGGCCAACAACTGCTCAGCCAAGCGCGGATAGAAATCCTGCGACCAATGTGCCAAGGCCGTAACTGCCGGACTGTAACGCCAAGGGTAAAGCGGCGAAACGATACCGCCGCCGGCCCATGAGGACTCCCCTCCCAGCGCTCCCTGATCCAGTAGGCACACCTCGGCACCGGCCTCGGCCAATAACCGCGCCGACAATAAACCGATGGCGCCGCCGCCAACCATCAAGATCCGCATATATCCTCCAAAACAAACGGGCCGCATAAGCGGCCCGTTATACGACAGCCCGGCGGTCGTCTACCAGCACTGAGCTACTGTACGAGTCGCATTTACCAGAGTGCGCTCACCGGTGTGGCTGATCTGGAAATCGCCGCAAGGGTCATCGGCCATGCTGTTAGCGCGGGTCGCGCGCAGTAGATAACTGGTCGCCGTCGGCGCCCCTTGTGCAGCCAGGGCGTAGTTGGCAACCCCTGAAGCCGGGGACTGAGTGGCGAATACTGCTGCAAAGTTGTCATCCGCATCCAAGTAGGAACTATGGGTCGAGTAATAGCGCTCCAGCGCTTGCGCCCCTTCCATCAAGGCGGCTTTTGCCTCGGCACGTTTGCCCTTCCTCACATACTCCGCGTAGTTGGGATAGGCAATCGCGGCGAGGATGCCGATCACAGCCAGCACAACCATCAGCTCGATCAGGGTGAAAGCTTTGCTACTTCTCATCGAATCTGGTTCCAGGATTGACGACCTTCAAGAATGTTCAACGTATTGGCGGCAGGGATGCAGTCCCCAATCCCGGTGCCGTGGCAAAGCCAATATTTCTGCGGGTCGATCAGGTCGAACGAGCCGGTCGGTATACCATCGGAGGATCCGATCCCCGAAGGGGGAAACTTCTGGTCGCCCACGCTGACCATATCCGCCTCGTTGAATTTGCCATCCTTGTTCAGATCCAGAAGCACGTAATTCAACCGCCCACCCGTTGCCAGATCGACCACCATGGTCCAGCCGGAACCGCCGGCCAGGCAGGGATCCGCGGAGGGGATAGCGGTTTCGAACACCAGGCGATTCAACAGAATTCGCGGTGCAAAGATCACCCGCTCACCCTGCGCACCGCTGACCGGTGATCTCAAGTCGAGGTACCAACCGCGCTTGCTGCTCCAGTCGATACCATCGGCGCTCTGCGGCGCATCCAACACCCGCACGTTGCGCTTGAAGGCCGCGCCCTCAAAAATAATCGAGCGCTGCTCAAGCGCCGAGCGACCGGTAAAGGCGATGGACGAACCGTCACTCGTCTTTTTATCCCAGACGCCATAGAACGTCTGGGGACTCTGGTCGCTCACATCGCCTGAGCTGTACATGCGGCCGGTGCCGAAGTAGATCACCACACCACTGGCGTCACCACTCGGGTGATAGGCGATTTCCGGTTTGACCGTGATCGGCTGGCGCTTGCCCTGTGCATCAGCCGCCACATACAAAGGTTGCGGCGCATTACCCGACTTGAGGCCGACTTCAAAGTCGCCAACCCCTGCGCCGTTGCTCTTCAGGTTGAACTTCCAGAGATTGCCGTTCAGATCACCGGCATAAACATCCTTCACATAGATGTTGCCAGCGCTATCCACGGCATAAACGAAGGAGGGGCTGGACAGACCACCCGTAGCGGTTCCCGCTCGGACCTTGTTCACCGCGCCGGTTTCCAGGTTAACAATGAAGAGCACCGAGTCGTCGCTGCTGCTGCCATAGCCGTTGCCGAAAATGGCGGCCCAGCTGCCATCCTTCATCCGCCCAACCAGAGGCTCGCCGAAATTAAAACCGAGATCGGCATCGTCCTTGACTTCCCAGAGCACCTTGTCGGCTGCGAAGCCTGTGCCCGCGGCATCGGTTACATCCAGAGCGAAGACGCTTTTACCGCCAGCCCCCAGGCTGCCCAGCAGAACGCTGCGCCACTGGTTATTGAGCACGGCATCGCGCACATGCAACTTGCCATCGACATAATAGCGGTGTCTGTAGTCGCTGCTGGCCAGATCCTTGACGTTCGGCAAAACCCCATTGGGCATATAGGCAAAAAGCTCATTCCCGGTATTGGCGTTAAACGCATGCAAGAAACCATCATTGGCACCGACGAACAGAGTCGGCGCGTGGCTCGCCTTACTCGCGACAAACTGCGAGTAAGTTTGGTTACTACCCGGGGTTGGTACCCGG contains these protein-coding regions:
- the thiO gene encoding glycine oxidase ThiO gives rise to the protein MRILMVGGGAIGLLSARLLAEAGAEVCLLDQGALGGESSWAGGGIVSPLYPWRYSPAVTALAHWSQDFYPRLAEQLLAETGIDPEVYVTGLYWLDLDDEAEALAWAVREGRPLHSVDIGAVHEAVPPLGPGFSRALHMPGVANVRNPRLTKALREALLRMPNVTLHEQCAVSGFIREGARICGVRTADGDIHADRVVVAAGAWSGELLTSLGIELPVEPVKGQMILYKCAEDFLPSMVLAKGRYAIPRKDGHILIGSTLEHAGFDKTPTEDALASLKASAVELLPALVDAEVVGHWAGLRPGSPEGIPFIGPVPGLAGLWLNCGHYRNGLVLAPASCQLLADLMLGREPIVDPAPYAPQARIALPPCQAPL
- a CDS encoding type IV pilin protein, producing the protein MRSSKAFTLIELMVVLAVIGILAAIAYPNYAEYVRKGKRAEAKAALMEGAQALERYYSTHSSYLDADDNFAAVFATQSPASGVANYALAAQGAPTATSYLLRATRANSMADDPCGDFQISHTGERTLVNATRTVAQCW